From the Arthrobacter sp. PM3 genome, one window contains:
- a CDS encoding LamB/YcsF family protein produces the protein MPTVDLVADLGEGFGAYSIGDDQALLEIVSSANIACGFHAGDPDIMNATVAQCVRTGVGIGAHPSFPDLRGFGRRAMDLTADEVRNDVIYQLGALTAFASYHGGTVSHIAPHGRLGNLVATRRDYAEAVADAAFRVNPELIVLAQDGELATAAAGRGLPVAIVGIADRAYEDDGTLVPRSQPGAVIHDPAVIVERTVRMVCDGLITTASGQDLPIAADTVLLHGDNPGAVDLARRIRAELIRAGVRIAPVAEVLRAKQGVS, from the coding sequence ATGCCAACAGTTGATCTCGTAGCGGATCTCGGTGAAGGCTTTGGCGCCTACTCCATCGGCGACGACCAGGCCCTCCTGGAGATCGTCTCCAGCGCCAACATCGCCTGCGGATTCCACGCCGGCGACCCGGACATCATGAACGCCACCGTCGCGCAGTGCGTCCGCACCGGCGTCGGCATCGGCGCGCACCCCAGCTTCCCCGACCTCCGGGGCTTCGGCCGGCGGGCCATGGACCTCACGGCCGATGAAGTCCGCAACGATGTCATCTACCAGCTCGGGGCGCTGACCGCCTTCGCGTCCTACCATGGCGGAACCGTCTCGCACATCGCTCCCCATGGCCGGCTCGGCAACCTCGTGGCCACCCGGCGCGATTACGCCGAGGCCGTGGCCGACGCGGCGTTCCGCGTCAACCCGGAGCTGATCGTGCTCGCCCAGGACGGCGAACTCGCCACCGCGGCGGCTGGCCGAGGCCTGCCCGTGGCGATTGTTGGCATCGCGGACCGCGCCTATGAGGACGACGGCACGCTGGTGCCCCGCAGCCAGCCCGGCGCCGTCATCCACGACCCCGCCGTGATTGTGGAACGCACCGTACGTATGGTCTGCGACGGGCTGATCACCACCGCGTCCGGACAGGACCTCCCCATCGCCGCGGACACCGTGCTGCTTCACGGCGACAACCCCGGCGCCGTCGACCTCGCCCGCCGCATCCGGGCCGAACTCATCCGGGCAGGCGTCAGAATCGCGCCCGTCGCCGAGGTGCTCCGTGCCAAGCAGGGAGTCTCCTAG
- a CDS encoding allophanate hydrolase subunit 1, with amino-acid sequence MSAPTTLEIHESGDAALRVVATSPDAGKNWATVHSLSGWLESAGVEGIHGAVPTYDSVLVEFDPYLTSARQVRAVILLGIRQLDYVGPALRTPRRFEVPVVYGGEFGPDLDRVAEHEGLSVEDVIAAHTGKTYVIRCLGAPAGSPMMDGPDFPLPVPRLKDPRLSVPAGAVSVAGRQAVIAPAAAPGGWCVIGQTPLTVLNADAEPLVPYLPGDVLRFRQIPAADFSRYAGQFLEAAK; translated from the coding sequence ATGTCCGCCCCGACCACACTGGAAATCCACGAATCCGGCGACGCCGCGCTGCGCGTTGTGGCGACGTCCCCCGACGCGGGGAAGAACTGGGCCACGGTGCACTCCCTCTCCGGCTGGCTCGAGTCGGCGGGCGTCGAGGGCATCCACGGCGCCGTCCCGACCTACGACTCCGTGCTCGTGGAATTCGACCCCTATCTGACCTCCGCCCGGCAGGTCCGGGCCGTCATCCTCTTGGGCATCCGCCAGCTCGACTACGTCGGCCCCGCGCTGCGGACCCCGCGGCGCTTCGAGGTCCCCGTGGTCTACGGCGGCGAGTTCGGACCCGACCTGGACCGCGTGGCCGAGCACGAGGGACTGTCCGTCGAGGACGTCATCGCCGCGCACACCGGCAAGACCTACGTCATCCGCTGCCTCGGCGCCCCCGCCGGGTCCCCCATGATGGACGGCCCCGACTTCCCCTTGCCCGTGCCGCGGCTGAAGGACCCGCGGCTGTCCGTCCCGGCGGGCGCCGTGTCGGTCGCCGGGCGGCAGGCCGTGATCGCCCCGGCCGCGGCGCCGGGCGGATGGTGCGTCATCGGGCAGACGCCCCTGACCGTGCTCAACGCCGACGCCGAACCGCTGGTCCCGTACCTGCCCGGCGACGTCCTGCGGTTCCGGCAGATCCCCGCCGCCGACTTCTCCCGCTACGCGGGACAGTTCCTGGAGGCCGCCAAGTGA
- a CDS encoding ABC transporter permease — protein MTLLQTRRPVTPHPGDDGALEKATERRNRRTYRALLIPGLLGLLVSFVFPLAYMVRMSFNRGAADGVVEETFTFDTYLQPLTDPYYWKVTLDTFQMGVTVGILCVAVSYPVALFLARSTSKYRGLLLAVAIAPLLTSAVVRTYGWMVILGTNGLVNSSLEGLGIIDAPLKLTNNLTGVTIGLVEIFMPYAILAMISGFGRLSPQLEEAAGSLGASRVKVFTRVTLPLSLPGVLAAFLMVFVLSISTFITPRLLGGGSVQVLATEIYDQTTGLLNWPFAAALSVILLVLFGLIIAVYQRLTRKIGG, from the coding sequence ATGACGCTCCTGCAAACCCGGCGCCCGGTTACCCCGCACCCCGGGGACGACGGCGCGCTGGAGAAAGCCACCGAGAGGCGCAACCGGCGCACTTACCGCGCCCTGCTGATCCCCGGGCTCCTCGGACTGCTGGTCAGCTTCGTCTTCCCGCTCGCCTACATGGTCAGGATGTCCTTCAACCGCGGCGCGGCGGACGGGGTGGTGGAGGAAACCTTCACCTTCGACACCTACCTCCAGCCCCTGACCGACCCGTACTACTGGAAGGTCACCCTGGACACCTTCCAGATGGGCGTCACGGTGGGCATCCTTTGTGTGGCGGTGTCCTACCCCGTGGCCCTGTTCCTGGCCCGGAGCACCAGCAAGTACCGCGGGCTGCTGCTGGCGGTGGCGATCGCCCCGCTGCTGACCTCTGCCGTCGTCCGCACCTACGGGTGGATGGTCATTCTCGGCACCAATGGCCTGGTCAATTCGTCCCTTGAAGGCTTGGGCATCATCGACGCGCCGCTGAAACTGACGAACAACCTGACCGGCGTCACCATCGGGCTGGTCGAGATCTTCATGCCCTACGCGATCCTGGCCATGATTTCGGGATTTGGCCGGCTCAGCCCGCAGCTCGAGGAAGCGGCCGGATCCCTCGGCGCCAGCCGGGTCAAGGTTTTCACCCGGGTTACCCTGCCGCTGAGCCTGCCCGGCGTCCTCGCGGCGTTCCTCATGGTGTTCGTCCTCTCGATCAGCACCTTCATCACCCCGCGCCTACTCGGTGGCGGCAGCGTCCAGGTGCTTGCCACCGAGATCTACGACCAGACCACGGGCCTGCTGAACTGGCCGTTCGCCGCGGCCCTCTCCGTCATCCTGCTGGTGCTGTTCGGCTTGATCATCGCCGTCTACCAGCGGCTCACACGAAAGATCGGAGGCTGA
- a CDS encoding ABC transporter permease, protein MSEAPLYKPRFNAAKPAFGVLVFLLYLFLLAPLLVVFVVSFASNQYLSFPPEGLTLKWYEMLPQESTFMDGMRVSLIVAAAVTLIVLALGVPAALALDRFDFKAKAAVQSFFLSPLLIPSIVLALGMVLLFGPLKLTNTYAGIIIGHVAITIPFVIRTTLMSLATTDTSCEAAARILGADSWTVFRRVTLPIIRPGVIAGGVIAFIVSFDEAVISLFVAESGLPTLPVQVLRYVENSADAAVAALSVILILISLAVVVVVERVMGLRRAL, encoded by the coding sequence ATGAGTGAAGCACCCCTCTACAAGCCGCGGTTCAATGCCGCCAAGCCGGCGTTCGGCGTCCTTGTCTTCCTGCTGTACCTGTTCCTGCTGGCCCCGCTGCTCGTTGTCTTCGTGGTGTCCTTTGCCTCCAACCAGTACCTGTCCTTTCCACCGGAGGGGCTGACCCTGAAGTGGTACGAAATGCTGCCGCAGGAAAGCACCTTCATGGACGGGATGCGGGTCAGCCTGATCGTCGCGGCCGCGGTCACCCTGATTGTGCTCGCGCTCGGGGTGCCGGCGGCGCTGGCCCTGGACCGGTTTGACTTCAAGGCCAAAGCGGCCGTGCAGTCCTTCTTCCTGTCGCCGCTGCTGATCCCGAGCATCGTCCTGGCCCTGGGCATGGTCCTGCTGTTCGGCCCGCTGAAACTGACCAACACCTACGCCGGGATCATCATTGGACACGTCGCCATCACCATCCCGTTCGTCATCAGGACCACACTGATGAGCCTGGCCACCACGGACACCTCGTGCGAGGCCGCGGCACGGATCCTTGGCGCGGACTCCTGGACCGTCTTCCGCCGGGTGACGCTGCCGATCATCCGGCCCGGGGTGATCGCCGGGGGAGTCATCGCCTTCATCGTCTCCTTCGATGAAGCCGTCATCTCCCTCTTTGTCGCCGAATCGGGGCTGCCGACCCTGCCGGTGCAGGTGCTCCGGTACGTGGAGAACTCGGCGGACGCCGCCGTGGCCGCCTTGTCCGTCATCCTGATCCTGATCTCCCTGGCCGTGGTCGTCGTCGTCGAACGCGTCATGGGGCTGCGCAGAGCGCTGTAG
- a CDS encoding biotin-dependent carboxyltransferase family protein produces MTGSLLIQQPGNSVVTDLGRTRGPRFGLPVNGALDQFSAKAANILAGNSDNDPLLELTALDFRMTATTDILIAVTGAPLSLTVGGRACPQWEPVSVRAGETVAVRGIHTGLRAYIAVHGSFAVPTLLGSCAPDTVIGFGLRLAEGTQLTTTKTVAPITQPHFDLPLFRLGLTRPAFSTEPAIDVTDGPDVDEFGDTADLLFNTRYTVSPRSNHIGLRLGGALPERQLSSEVLSRGVPVGAIEVPSRDELLVLHRGRGVTAGYPVLAVVTSRSLDLLAQARPGHTITFRKTTVAEATARHRAACQELDNLRNTVRTVFALLGIGTSAGWRELTPAAGI; encoded by the coding sequence GTGACCGGATCCCTCCTCATCCAGCAGCCCGGCAACTCGGTCGTCACCGACCTCGGCCGGACCAGGGGACCGCGCTTCGGGCTTCCCGTCAACGGTGCACTGGACCAGTTCTCCGCCAAAGCCGCGAACATCCTGGCCGGCAACAGCGACAACGATCCGCTGCTGGAGCTCACCGCCCTCGACTTCCGGATGACGGCCACCACCGACATCCTGATCGCCGTAACCGGGGCGCCGCTCAGCCTCACGGTCGGCGGACGCGCATGCCCGCAATGGGAACCCGTGTCCGTCCGGGCCGGCGAAACCGTGGCCGTGCGCGGAATCCACACCGGGCTCCGGGCGTACATCGCGGTCCACGGCTCGTTCGCCGTGCCCACCCTGCTGGGCAGTTGCGCCCCGGACACCGTGATCGGATTCGGCCTGCGGCTCGCCGAAGGAACGCAACTGACGACGACGAAGACTGTCGCGCCGATCACCCAGCCGCACTTCGACCTGCCCCTGTTCCGGCTCGGCCTGACCCGGCCGGCCTTCAGCACCGAACCGGCGATCGACGTCACGGACGGCCCCGACGTCGACGAGTTCGGCGACACCGCGGACCTGCTCTTCAATACCCGCTACACGGTGAGCCCGCGGAGCAACCACATCGGACTCCGCCTCGGCGGCGCCCTGCCGGAGCGGCAGCTGAGCTCCGAGGTCCTCTCCCGCGGCGTGCCGGTCGGAGCGATCGAGGTCCCCTCCCGGGACGAGCTCCTCGTGCTGCACCGGGGCCGCGGGGTCACGGCCGGCTACCCGGTCCTGGCCGTCGTCACCAGCCGGTCACTGGACCTCCTGGCCCAGGCCAGGCCGGGCCACACCATCACTTTCCGAAAGACCACCGTCGCCGAGGCGACGGCCAGACACCGGGCGGCATGCCAGGAACTGGACAACCTCAGGAACACGGTCCGCACCGTATTCGCGCTGCTCGGCATCGGAACCAGCGCCGGCTGGCGGGAACTCACCCCCGCGGCCGGCATCTAG